In the genome of Triticum urartu cultivar G1812 chromosome 5, Tu2.1, whole genome shotgun sequence, one region contains:
- the LOC125507047 gene encoding dihydroceramide fatty acyl 2-hydroxylase FAH1-like, which translates to MVAQAFTVDLDKPLVFQVGHLEEQYQDWVHQPIVSKEGPRFFANDVLEFLTRTKWWAVPLIWLPVVCWCLNTSIQMGHTVPEVALMVVAGIFIWTLVEYVLHRYLFHIDTKSYWTNTAHYLLHGCHHKHPMDGLRLVFPPTAAAILCYPFWNFVKLFTTTTTTPGVFGGGLLGYVIYDCTHYYLHHAHPSFDPAKYLKKYHLNHHFRIQNKGFGITSTLWDHVFGTLPSTKTAGKSS; encoded by the exons ATGGTTGCACAAGCCTTTACCGTCGATTTGGACAAGCCTCTTGTATTTCAG GTTGGTCATCTGGAGGAACAGTATCAAGACTGGGTTCACCAGCCAATTGTTAGCAAGGAGGGGCCACGGTTTTTTGCCAATGATGTATTGGAG TTCTTAACACGTACGAAATGGTGGGCAGTTCCTCTCATTTGGTTGCCTGTTGTTTGCTGGTGCCTGAATACATCGATCCAAATGGGCCACACAGTTCCAGAAGTAGCGCTGATGGTTGTGGCAGGAATATTTATCTGGACACTGGTTGAATACGTGCTACATCGGTACCTGTTCCACATAGATACTAAAAGTTACTG GACAAACACGGCTCATTATCTTCTGCATGGATGCCATCACAAGCATCCAATGGATGGGCTTCGACTTGTATTTCCACCAACTGCCGCAGCCATCTTGTGCTATCCG TTCTGGAATTTTGTCAAGCTCTTCACAACTACAACTACCACTCCTGGCGTGTTTGGAGGTGGCCTGTTGGGTTACGTGATCTATGATTGCACACACTACTACCTGCATCACGCCCACCCTTCATTCGATCCAGCAAAATATCTCAAG AAATACCATCTGAACCATCACTTCAGAATCCAAAACAAGGGCTTTGGAATAACATCGACCCTGTGGGACCATGTGTTTGGAACGCTGCCTTCAACGAAAACCGCCGGCAAGAGCTCTTGA